The sequence AGGATCTGAGGAGGCAAGTTTTAGTTCCCAGAAGCCCCTGAATTCATGAGCCTTTAAAATATTCACAGCTGATTACACAGCAAACTTGTTCCGGATGATCTCTCcgccctccacctccacctgctcGTAAAGCCACTTCCTCTCGCAGCGGCACTCGACCCCACACTTGCGTGAGCCGCAGTCGGGGCAGGGGTAGAAACAGCCCATGCAATCCACGTCCAGGCAGTCACACATGTCCTTGCCGTTGGACAGCAGTCGGCCTTTGCTGTCGTACACTCTGCTCTTGGCTCCGATCGTCTGCCTGCACGATCAAGAGGAAAGGCCGACGTTAATGAGTGACCCGCTCGCTCtgataaaaacaattaaactttTTAATAGGACcatcacttttgtttttatctgacaGTATAAAATAATCACGGCTGCATTAAGCTATCTGAATAAATTTACATCCACTGCAGTCAGGCAATGACAATAAATATTATGAAAAATTATTCAGTGAGGAGCGATGAAAACCAGTTTTGTCTTTCAAGATCaaagattaatttattattatcattttacaacacaaggtTGTATAATGAAATGCAGTTTGTAGTCCCTTTATGCtactcacaaaaaaatatattatataaatagattaataaataataagtcataaaagtaaaactattttttatattgtggtgcatcattatgaaacaaatctacATTTAGATGAAATGAAGCCTGATTAACCAGCCCAGGGCCTAATGGAAAGTGCTGGATCTCTTCAGTTTGGGATGTTCAGTATATTCCAGCTGTTGTTGTGAAGATTTTGGTGCACAAACTTTTCCTAAACATTACTTCATTTAGACTTACAGTATCaacaaatatcacacaatgaaCTACCTGCTAGagctcagttttatttttcttgagAGGAATATGGACTATAGTTTTATGAGTAAGGTGACCTCAATTTCGTTTCCTTTGTGCTGCTTCTAAGCAGATGTGATACTGTACAAACAAGCGAGAGGACATCCCCTGACATTctaggaaaataaaaatacggCCAAGATTTCTCACCAGTGTTGGTagtaatttaaataattcattatgaattaatttaacttttaatgtttGAATGAGGGAAGTAATGTTATAACTCAAAACATACAACGTACTTGCCCCAATGAAGGCCTTAATGGCTGCTGTATTTAGTCACATACTGACATACTTCTACAACTGGATCATACAAACGGACAGAGAACATGATTACGCTGCAGGAGGGGTTTCAAATGTATCTTGATACTGTTTGATACTGATACTGAGTGCAACATGTGGCTGCATTTCCTTCTAGTCTGATAGGATTGTGAGGATGGAGAAATGTATGTCTGCCTCTTCAATGATGGATTTATTACTGCTGAAAGCTGTTTACCTTGttaaattattcttttaaaatctattttatctGTGTTGAACGTATCTCTGTTGTTGGCTTAAGAACATTGAAATACActaccagaaatgttttttctgtgtatgaatcttttttctttatattttttgctGTACAAAGTCTGGTGATGACCAAAGATGACCAAATATGGTCAGAAGAGGAAGCAGATTCTCCACCTTAGCACAGGCATTATTCCTACACATACCGAACTAGTGAGTGATTGAAACAGAGCAGAGGGTTTATCTGGGATGGGCTACTCGTTGAAAAAGAAACTCATTCTCTTCACTGAATAGCAGGAATGAAGAGGCGCAAACCGTTCAGTCATTCTTCTATCATCGAACGCAGTGAAGCGACTGTGAGGAATGAAGAAACACCTGCACAGTGTCTCACCtttcagacagctgttttcCTCCACGGCCACCGCGTCCACCCTGtgagaaaagaaataagaaCAAATTCAAATCCAAACAAATTCAAATCCATACAACTTGTGCTGTCCTTCAGATGAACTTGAAGCATAAGGTATTTATTGTAAGTGAGATATCATGTCAAACACTGGTATTGTACAAGATGAACATCACATCCGTACATACAACAGTAAAAGAAAACTCACCCTCATTCCTCCTCTTTTGTCTCTGCGTAGACCGGCAGCCTCTCTCGCTCGGTCTCTGTCCGCTTGTGTTCCTATTTGATTTGTGACATTCGTCTCCTTTGGTATCACCCCTCTTTTCCGAAGTTCAATCTGTGGAATGTTTTACAGATATATCTCTTGACTTAACATAAAAGTAAGACAGGATGActtgttcagactgaaaacaaactgtcGGTGAAGAATAGTGTATATATAATGCTGTGAACGCAGACCTTTGATGAATCTTGCCCATGGTTGAATATGGTGGGTACCGCGTCCTCCCTCAGAAACTGCTTGCCGTTGTAGTCCCTGAAGCAGTCCGTCCGGAAATGCTCTGAGCAGAGGCAGGTGTTGGCAGTTGGGGTGAAGTTTTTCATGCCCAGGCTGTGCACCCATTTCGTGGCCAGTTGAGGTTTGCTGAGCGGGAACCTGATACACAAGAGAGTGAGGAGACTGTATTTTTGGCAGCTGGCCCTTGCATAGTCTGAAATGATCGTTCTCAAATACACAGAGCATATTAGTTGTCTTAATGACAGCTCAACAAGCTCTCCCAAtctacaaatgaaacaaatgaatgaaagtctTTTTTGTTTGATGGACATATTAAAGCAAGCCCTTGCATGGTCTGATGCACCAACTAGTGCACAGGATTTGATGTAGCAACATTTTGACCAGACAGGTTATCATAAGTCAACAGACagttcagacagacagtctgagttagtcatatcaagtggatatctgccacatttacagtctttttagcatcaaattccctctttgtgtttctctgtttagctgctgtggaagtataataacaaaaagagggactttggcactaaaaagactgtaacactgaaagatatctacttgttttgtctaatttggtggctgaagcttcatattagcttaagataaactgttaaatacatttttgcacagaagaaggcttgtggatttttgtcccccatcacttacattgtaagtgcattatgaagggatcttctaatggtcagtatgaacaggaggaatgattacagcaagaaaaacaatctgtttcaatgtttatttgggcacctgactgtttttttttaagacggGAACACGTCTTTAAATAAGCTTTACATTTAAGCACAACGCTTTGTTGCTGTACGGttaatcaaaacacacaaaccaacaatAACAAAGGAAATACGACGTAATTGTATACTGTTGTGATAATACATTTCCATCTATTACTATTATGACATGTATTGTGGTTAAGATGTCATGTTACCAGGTTTAACGTTAGCGTTACTTAAAAACATGCATTAACCGGGCGAATATTTATTTGCAATTCTTACTTAAAAGTGACGTTACATCTGCCACTCTCTATGTTCGTTGTGTGGatataaaataacttaaaagcTAATGTAAAGAGGAGAAAGATGCACTGCAAACCTCGGCGCCGGCGCTACACCGGTAAAACTTACCTGTAAAATCTGATTTCAGACCCCTTGACAAACTTATTGTTACACCCTATCACCGCACAAATAACGGGCATGGTGTCCCCTTTGACAACACTATGCGATAATGCAAAAAAAGTGTGCAGAAAAACGTGcacaaaagacaacaaacaagcGCTGTCTGTTTGTTTGCGTTCGGCTTCTTCTTCGGCGGAGATATAAAATACATCCgcctccacttcctgttttgcgTCAGAAAAGTCTGCCCTCTAGCGACGATTCAGATGTAATGCAGgggggttaaaaaaaatcacagaccCGAGTGCCAGTTCATTTTCATAAcgaacatttatttatgtatttatttatttattttgctgctgctgcttgtctcCCCTTCTAGATTCTGCGTGCCAAAAGATCCGctctacacacacatttatatgcCGTTTATATTGAAGATAAATGGCAGCTAGCAAGGTCTGCTATGTTAGCTTCGACTGTTAGCATCTAATATACATGAATTCAACAGTAATcctaatttctttttttaaaatgtagctCAAAATACACAATTACTAAGTTATATGGTAAGGGCACACAATAAATACTTCAGAAGAAAATATTATCTTTACCTTCTTCTTGATCTTGACATTCACCCTGTGTGTGTAGCCCAACCCATCATCCATGTGCTCACTTGCTAATTTTTGTTTCCATAGAAActagatttgtttttcttaaaaaaaaaaaaaaaacttttactttggcattttttttgtgttgcactAAGAACTCGTAAGTCTGGTTAAAATACCCGATTCTGTCGCCAGAAAAACGCTTTCCCAATTTTCTTCCACCTAATAAAGTTTCTAGCCAACCACCCAACCCCTCCTCCTGCTAATAAGAAAGCCAGCTCATAGATTTAATCTGAACTACATCATTTTCCCTATGCTACACAGGGGCGTCGCTAGGCCTATTTTAGGGACgctttaaatgattttatgacatttttagttttacaggttcacacatcaaacatcaatcTGTGTGTGAATAACATACTTAGGACCTGCAACATAtctaagagagaggagatagcATTCCTTGACTTCAGTACCTTTGCTTGATCTGTGCCTGCCGTAAGTGGATGGATAGCATTTAAGTCATATTAGATCCGTGCCTATTACAAACTATGAAGAGACAGATCTATCGTATTGATTTTACACCTATTGCTACTCTAAAAATTCATGACAAACGGACATTTTGgggccattaaaaaaaaaaatcctcctccCAGCCCCCCAGTAAGGCTTAGCCCCCCAACCATATATCTCTAGTGACGCCCCTGAATGCtatgtattgttgaaatgttgatatgctatgTATTAGACTTTCCTTTTATattattaagctacataacagttttgttttttattatagctacgtcacagactgaataacatcatttactgcatcattctgtcaatgaggttatttttttgtaagaaaaaaaagtgttagtggagcaATAGTCATCGGACTGATCGGACTGATGCCATTTCAGCCATAACTCGAATGTAACATATCTCACCTCGTAAATGGTgacatagtttagtaattaatgttacacagcAGCATTTGCACTGCAATGTGTCAAGAATAAATTATGAGACACTACTTTTGCTGAAAAGAACGTTGGTAAATAGGCTGTGATGAGCCCTGCTAACCCAGCATGTCATTCATAAAAGGGTAGAATATCGAGTTATAAtcgaccagtctgatgtgtgtagaggtgtgtgtggttatactgtagCAGCCTAGTGTCGTTTTCAGCCGATTTAATGatggtaaacacagtgaaccaACGTGCGTAATGGCACTGAACTCTGAGGCTTCAGATTTATCAgcatatcagtcctgctgccttaacgaactgaaggagaaggatTTTCATACAGCATAAAGCAGCTGAGATACAGACAGATACTGTCAGAATCACCTACATtcatttacagatgttttaaccacattaaatgttatttctgtGCCAGTTTTGGTTGGAGAATCTTTGAAATAATGTATTTAGATTTTAAGCATTAATCCGTTATTGCATCACAGTTacagcaagtatttagtttgctcttgttgataaaatcaccaagTGGCAGCAGAGTGACTTTGCTCCAGAAACAGACGTGGTTCTGTGCTGCCTGTTTGCGCGTCTCCTCCTGACAGTTCACCTTGCAAGCAGCGCTGGGCACCACAATACCACACAGACGGGCAAAGCaaatttcaaggtcaggaaaataccaaactgtccATGTGCTGCCTGTGATGGATGTTGCACTATCACAAAATATAGGGCCCAATGTTGTACTTGGAGgtcaaattatttaaactagTCTAAACTGGCAGCCATAATAGGCTACTCACAGTCCTCTCTTCTGATTAGGATTGGATTTAAAGATTCAACATCCAAcataatgttgtgttcacaccaaaAATGAAGCGAAGAGAGATTAGAGTAGGTTTAGACATTATCGCTGTGACCTTAATACCTGGCTTTGAGATGACCGGCTGCTTTCACCCGGCCAGGGGGGTTCCTCACATCTCCGAAAACATTGCAGCAGATTTACACACAGGTGTTATTttgataaactgaccacatatttgGAATCTACATGAttactttctcgcctgaaaaaatattcaatcttaataaagtgagatattaacagtcctagagtgaaaattacaacagtctggctcaaaatctTCGCCATAACACCATCGCCCACGGATATCCAATCTTCCTCGCACTGCAAGGCACACTGGGTAACGTAGGCCAAGCAAGGGCCCTCGTCTCTACGCCAAAACGGTGACAGAGAggtgaaactgaaaaacagaaagttgaaactgaaaaacagaaagttgaaactggAAACCAGTGatactgaaaaaatactgagcgtaaaaaaaaaaaaatctgtcactgaaaacagacagacatgaagaaaaaatctgaagataaacattgaaaaacacataatcatgcaaaacaaaaattataaaataagataataaaattTTAATAATATACTTTGGCAACTGGACACAGTTATGGGGAGGGAAAATGATCATTCTCAAATACATGGAGCGTATTAGTTCAGCTCAACAAGATCTCCCAATCTACAGATGAATTAAATGAAGTCTTTTTTGTTTGATGGACATATTAAAGCAAGCCCTTGCATGGTCCGATGCACCAACTAGTGCACAGGATTTGATGTAGCAACAATTTGACCAGACAGGTTATCATAAGTCAACAGACAGTTCAGACAGACAGCGCTGTGGTCAGCAGCCTAAATGTTAAAGAGTTCAGTGTGCAGGTACAGCTTTGTCCCTAGTGCTCTCTTtaaatttacacacaaaagcTTCAGCAGTAATTTTTGGTCACTTCCCATTGGATTGTGTGCTGTTAATATCTTGTTTTAGCTCTTGTATTACtcatacatgtttttaatcttgATTATTATTGCCAGCATTCATTTCTTTGAGTCTACATGATACTGCCAGTCATCAGTCAGACAATTCAGTAGTTAAATACAACAGTGACAAGAAGTGACAACAATGcgtgattttatttttactccaactgtatattattattataattaattgcTCATTGATGGTAGAGCTATGGACATGTTAAAGGATAGCTTCACGACTTAAAACAAGAGTCAGGTACCCATATGAATACTGGAAGAGGTTACGATcccctttaaatacactttcaatgtaagtgatgagggccATAATCCACAGCGTGTCCAcgcagtcattttgtgcaaaaatgaattttaaaagttgatctgaagcttattaTGAgccttcagcagtctgagttagtcatatcaagtagatatctgccacatttacagtctccTTAGAGAGGAGATTTATTTGCTATGCTTAGATAAAAGTAACGTTACAACTGCCTCTCTATGCTGGTTGTGTGGCttataaaataacttaaaagcTAGcataaagaggaggaagatgcaCTGGAGACTTCGGCGCCAGCGCTACACCGATCAAACTTACCTGTAAAATCTGATTTCAGACCCCTTGACAAACTTATTAGTACACCCTATAGCCGCACAAATAACGGGCATAGTGTCCCCTTTGATGAAACAATGCGATAATGCAGAGAATTGTGCAGAAAACGTGAATGAAAGACAGCAAACACAAGCGCcgtctgtttatttgtgttcGGCTTCTTCTTCGGCGGAGATATAAAATACCTTCgcctccacttcctgttttgcgTCGGAAGAGTCTGCCCTCTAGCGGCGATTCAGGTGTAATGCCGTATCCAACCATGTGGATATCCCGAgccacaatgtttttttaaaaaaaatactgaccCGAGTGCCAGTTCATTTTAATAAtgaacatgtatttatt comes from Thunnus maccoyii chromosome 1, fThuMac1.1, whole genome shotgun sequence and encodes:
- the LOC121884106 gene encoding ARL14 effector protein isoform X4, translating into MSRSRRRFPLSKPQLATKWVHSLGMKNFTPTANTCLCSEHFRTDCFRDYNGKQFLREDAVPTIFNHGQDSSKIELRKRGVIPKETNVTNQIGTQADRDRAREAAGLRRDKRGGMRGGRGGRGGKQLSERQTIGAKSRVYDSKGRLLSNGKDMCDCLDVDCMGCFYPCPDCGSRKCGVECRCERKWLYEQVEVEGGEIIRNKFAV
- the LOC121884106 gene encoding ARL14 effector protein isoform X3, which produces MSRSRKPRFPLSKPQLATKWVHSLGMKNFTPTANTCLCSEHFRTDCFRDYNGKQFLREDAVPTIFNHGQDSSKIELRKRGVIPKETNVTNQIGTQADRDRAREAAGLRRDKRGGMRGGRGGRGGKQLSERQTIGAKSRVYDSKGRLLSNGKDMCDCLDVDCMGCFYPCPDCGSRKCGVECRCERKWLYEQVEVEGGEIIRNKFAV
- the LOC121884106 gene encoding ARL14 effector protein isoform X2, translated to MPVICAAIGCTNKFVKGSEIRFYRFPLSKPQLATKWVHSLGMKNFTPTANTCLCSEHFRTDCFRDYNGKQFLREDAVPTIFNHGQDSSKIELRKRGVIPKETNVTNQIGTQADRDRAREAAGLRRDKRGGMRGGRGGRGGKQLSERQTIGAKSRVYDSKGRLLSNGKDMCDCLDVDCMGCFYPCPDCGSRKCGVECRCERKWLYEQVEVEGGEIIRNKFAV
- the LOC121884106 gene encoding ARL14 effector protein isoform X1; this translates as MPVICAVIGCNNKFVKGSEIRFYRFPLSKPQLATKWVHSLGMKNFTPTANTCLCSEHFRTDCFRDYNGKQFLREDAVPTIFNHGQDSSKIELRKRGVIPKETNVTNQIGTQADRDRAREAAGLRRDKRGGMRGGRGGRGGKQLSERQTIGAKSRVYDSKGRLLSNGKDMCDCLDVDCMGCFYPCPDCGSRKCGVECRCERKWLYEQVEVEGGEIIRNKFAV